A segment of the Denticeps clupeoides chromosome 2, fDenClu1.1, whole genome shotgun sequence genome:
AGGAATGGGACCCGGGCCTCCACTTGCTGGTGGAGCACCGGGGATGGGACCTGGAACCCCCACGGGAAGAATGGGACCATCACCGGGGGCGCAGAACCACCTCTACCGCTCCCCGATGCCCGGGCCGGGGTACCCGGTAAGAACAAAGAAGCCGAGAGCTGTAGCTTTAACTGCGGAATCGCTGTTTTCCCGGGCTCCCGCTCACCGTTTGCGGTGGGTCTGCAGCTCACGGCTGCTTCATCTTTGCTGAATTAAAACCGTATGTAACTCTGGAGCAGTTCGGCTGCTAGCTTCGCTGAATGGACGCCATCCTCTCCGCCGCCGAGGCCCGCTGGACTCCCGCTGACGTCCCCTGTAACCCGGTTCAGATACCCAGCAAAACCGATCACGTCGCCGTACCACTTACGCTTTCTGCGTCGGAAACACGATGCAGACTTCGGTGTGGATTTGCTTCGattaaatctttttcatttggccaATAATTTCGTCCACTTCGTTTGTAACCAGTGAAACGTATGCATGCATATTAATCGAAATTACGCACATCGTGTTATTTGCTGGATGTTGTTGAACTATAATCGGCGACATCGGCTTTTTGGAAGCAGAATATACATGAGCAACACCTGGAGTCTTAATTCAAATAATGCTTTGCACTCAAACTAAGTATATGGAAGATATTATTAAATGGTTCATTTGTAAGAGGTTTGCTAGTGCCTGCTTGGTTTTTGACATTTTCCTCTGGTGTCaacttcttttatttttgtaagtCTGTTGCTGATCACAGGGCAAGCATTAGACCTGCAAAATTACACCAGTACTACCAATAATAATATGTTGAAGGAAGACCTTATGAAATCTAACTCTTCTAGCTGTCCCCACATTTACAATAgatttcttgatttttttttttccatagttCATCCTGGCTTTCTGCAAATTGGTGTTGTATTaaagttcaagcccttttgcTGTCTTTCTTTAATGATCTTAATCCTGGCACAGTTCAAACCCTACTGGAATCTCTCCCTACACGACCAAAGCACCAAATGTGATGCTTGGGTGTCAACATCATGAACAGGAACTGTAAACCATGGCTTTAATTGATTCATACATTTCCAACCTGAAGGCCCATTTTCATCAAGGAGTTCTAGTATTTTGGACAACAGTTGGCATTTTTGGTCTTAGCAAAATCATGTCAATGCCAGGAATTTGTGTAATGCCACCAGTAGTGTGTATAGCAGTCTCTGTCTGTCCTGTCCCTGTGTCAGACATTGCTTACTGATTTTCAAACATTCATTTTTAGCCTAAtcaaggtcaggttggagaTATGAGTTATGGGGGCTTGTTCTGTGGTTTAACTCTTTCCAATTCTCCATCTACTATAGAGGCCAGGAATGCCCCCCTCAAATCGAATGACTCCTCAAGGCCCTTCCATGGGACCTCCGGGCTATGGCACCAGCCCAGCTTCGCGCCCTGGCATGCCAGTAATGGACCCATCCCGCAAGAGACCTGCCCCCCAGCCCATCCAGCAGGTCCAGCAGCCCAACCGCAACCAGCAGTAAATCCATACGTTTATTTCACTGGGAGACCATAACTCCAGTCTGAATGCAGCTTGCATGCAATGGAACCTGAATgattgtttacttttttttctcccccctttctttCAGTACCAAGAAAAAGAAGATGGCCGACAAGATCTTGCCAcagagggtgagtgtgtgttttgtttttttttttgttgtttttttcccgcTGGATTAAAATGAGTCCTGGACCTACAGGGATACTATCAGATCTTTATTTGGATGACTGTTACTGGTCAGTACTGATATCTGAAGGTGCAGATTGACTTACGTTTCTTTCGTGGTTCACAGATCAGAGAACTGGTTCCAGAATCACAGGCCTACATGGACCTGCTGGCATTTGAACGGAAACTTGACCAGACCATAATGCGCAAGAGGTTGGACATCCAGGAGGCCCTGAAAAGACCAATCAAGGTGAGGTcactcaagatccaggaaaagggcaggggaaatcatctcagatccctcacaccctggtcacagactttttgacctgctgccttCTGGCAGACGTtacagaagcctgcagaccaggaccacccgACACAGGAatagtttcttccccctcgccatctccctcctaaacagctgaaactgtctcACTGCGAATCACCTAACATTGCACACTGAACTTTATGTACTCTGTGTTtaagggttgtagtagcctagtgggtaacacacccacctatgaaccagaagacccaggttcaaatcccacttactaccattgtgtccctgagcaagacacttaactctgagtctctccagggtgactgtccctgtaactactgattgtaagtcgctctggataagggcgtctgataaatgctgtaaaggttataagatttagatttattgtactgcacattATAAATCTATAAACTCTTGTAGACGTatatacattcatatatatatatatatatatatatatacacacacacacacatattctacaacttgtacaaataacacttacacacatccttacactttgttgttgttttgttctactctacttgagagacaccgCCTACCAGAATCAAGTTCCTTGTACAAACATGCTTTTGCACATACATCGTTTGTGAGACTGTTCAGAAATGCAATCCTTCTGATGTCTTAGTGTACTCCATTTTATTTAcaggcatttaccagacgcccttatccagagtgacttgcagtcagtagttacggggacagtcccccctggagacactcagggttaagtgtcttgctcagggacacgctggtagtaagtggggtttgaacctgggtcttctggttcatagatgtgtggtgttacccactagactactaccacccctccacCATCTCTTAGCCGTGTTGGGCGCCATCGTTTATTGTAGGTGTGTTAGGAAATATCCACAAAgcaatatatcgcaatattttatgtggtgatattgtattgatacaagGACCTcgaatatcgatatttttgtatacaagttggctaccttctgattatggggccacttccttaaccgctagaccaccactgccacatacaatactgtacagtatcacaatatatcatgatataattgtATGGTAACCAGCGtatcttgatttatttattttttctctccctttaaCACTGCAGCAAAAGAGGAAGCTTCGCATCTTTATATCCAACACATTTAACCCTGCCAAGCCTGATGCTGAGGATGGGGAGGGAACTGTTGCATCATGGGAGCTTCGTGTGGAAGGGCGGCTGCTGGAAGATGTGCGTTTAGGTCTGTTTGCTGgattgatgagtgtgtgtggctgtggctGCTGACCATTTCTTCCACTATGTGCAGACTGCTGTGTCCAAATATGAAGCCACAAAACAGAAGAGGAAGTTCTCCTCATTCTTCAAATCACTGGTCATTGAATTGGACAAAGACCTCTATGGGCCTGATAACCATTTGGTGGAGGTAGGGCTCTGATGCGCCCCAACCCTGCTAACCACATCACCTACAAATGGTTTTGTCAGAAATTAGCTAatggcctcctcttcctcagtgGCACAGGACTGCTACCACCCAAGAGACTGATGGGTTCCAGGTGAAGCGTCCAGGTGATGTGGGTGTGCGCTGCACTGTTCTACTCATGCTGGATTACCAGGTGAGACAATACTATCAAGTCAACACAAATTATTACACATGTTTACTGCAAGCTTatgtaacatttgaaaaatGGCATACATTCAACATATTTCTTAggttgtttttaatatttatgggAACAGGAAAGGCAGAGAAGAAAAGCAGTTCAATAAATATTTAGTGGACTACATAAACCTAAAACCCTATAAACACACTGTTGCACGGTTTTGTCTTTCATTGCCAGCCTCCCCAGTTTAAACTGGACCCACGACTGGCCCGCCTGCTGGGCATTCACACGCAGACCAGACCCGTCATCATCCAGGCACTGTGGCAGTACGTTAAAACTCACAAACTGCAGGACCCCCATGAGCGCGAGTTCATCAACTGTGATAAATACCTCCATCAGgtaaaacacacccacacttgCAAAGTCATGAAATTGGTCTGTCATTTAGGATTAAGTATATGTTCAATGTGATCCTTTTTAGATTTTGTCCACACCACAATGGGCACGCACATAGTTTTATTGGGGatttaaatgtgtgattaatgtaCTGTACACTTATAAatagaaaaacattttcaattccCCCTGGTCTGAGGGAAATTTATAGCTTgagatttgtgccagtagaaacttaatttgaatctgaattgcacaaaatgagtttgaatgttttaattttaatcaAATTTTCCAATGAAATTTGAATTCCCTAAAAAAATTCACTTCTCATAATTTAAGTTTGAGATAATATGGTTCCTTGAGATTCCCACAGAgctcatttgcacattttacaaCCTCTCTGCAGGTTGCAGTAAAGTGGAACTTTgaagggtacctcagtggcatcttaactgctcgggatttgaacctgcaacccttttGATTAGCACATTTGAGCTATCATAGAGAAGcagatgaatgtttttttgttttgtttttttttccttcttctttctcttcctcctcccacaAAATTACTAAAACGTGGCACCAAAGCAAATGTGGTAGTCATGCACTTGCACAAATGTGAGCAGCTAAAGTAACTTGTATGCACTCAAAGCATTTTAGGCACATTCTGGAcatatgtttttataaatgaaatttaaaaccGGAGGAGCCCCGATGTAAATCTTAAGGACTTTTATGACCTTACACCTGCAAACAAGACCCTTACTTTGAAATGCGCAAATTGCAGAATTTTGATTGGCTTTTGGACTGTAGCGCAGTCATGTTGCAGCATGGCTGATTTAAAACAGAGATTGTGAGTTGTTGCTCACTGTTATCACTGTTGCTGATCAAATACTTTAGATAGAATCTGTACATcctaacacatgcacacaaacttgCAACTGTAaccatacatttttgttttgtgtacagATCTTTGAGACATCCCGCATGAAGTTCTCTGAGATTCCACAGCGATTGCATGCTTTGCTCATGCCTCCTGAACCAATCATCATCAACCACATCATCAGGTAACATGGAGGTCTAATAAactgctgtgtgtttctgtgattAACCCCACTCTGAtcctgcattttgtgtgtgt
Coding sequences within it:
- the smarcd1 gene encoding SWI/SNF-related matrix-associated actin-dependent regulator of chromatin subfamily D member 1, which produces MAARGGFPAVATGGGGVGGMGPGPPLAGGAPGMGPGTPTGRMGPSPGAQNHLYRSPMPGPGYPRPGMPPSNRMTPQGPSMGPPGYGTSPASRPGMPVMDPSRKRPAPQPIQQVQQPNRNQHTKKKKMADKILPQRIRELVPESQAYMDLLAFERKLDQTIMRKRLDIQEALKRPIKQKRKLRIFISNTFNPAKPDAEDGEGTVASWELRVEGRLLEDTAVSKYEATKQKRKFSSFFKSLVIELDKDLYGPDNHLVEWHRTATTQETDGFQVKRPGDVGVRCTVLLMLDYQPPQFKLDPRLARLLGIHTQTRPVIIQALWQYVKTHKLQDPHEREFINCDKYLHQIFETSRMKFSEIPQRLHALLMPPEPIIINHIISVDPNDQKKTACYDIDVEVDDTLKTQMNSFLLSTASQQEIAGLDNKIHETIETINQLKTQREFMLSFARDPQGFINDWLQSQCRDLKTMTDVVGNPEEERRAEFYFQPWAQEAVCRYFYSKVQQRRQELEQALGIRNT